In Herpetosiphonaceae bacterium, one genomic interval encodes:
- a CDS encoding DUF309 domain-containing protein: MSYPSEYLAGIELFNSGRFWHAHEEWEAAWKATTDPQLRLFYQGIIQTAAALVHWQKGNPKGLHLNWAKARAKLVQLPSVVMGLDVGQVIAAMDRFEQAEGIGLTAPLLLIQP, encoded by the coding sequence ATGAGCTATCCATCCGAGTATCTCGCTGGTATCGAGCTGTTCAACAGCGGTCGTTTCTGGCACGCCCACGAGGAGTGGGAGGCGGCCTGGAAAGCGACGACCGATCCGCAGCTTCGGCTCTTCTACCAGGGCATCATCCAGACAGCGGCGGCGCTGGTCCACTGGCAGAAGGGCAATCCCAAGGGGCTGCACCTGAACTGGGCCAAGGCCCGCGCCAAGCTGGTCCAACTGCCGTCGGTGGTGATGGGCCTGGATGTCGGGCAGGTGATCGCCGCGATGGACCGCTTCGAGCAGGCCGAGGGCATCGGCCTGACAGCGCCTCTGTTGCTCATTCAGCCCTGA
- a CDS encoding rhodanese-like domain-containing protein, whose amino-acid sequence MNRRLPFKEATPREIKQRLDAGEDLMLIDVREPEEVRIASVAQAEVYPLSQAAGWIDSLPKDRALVILCHHGSRSAQVAMALMQRGHSSVTNVSGGIDAWSQQVDPSVPRY is encoded by the coding sequence ATGAATCGTCGTCTGCCGTTCAAAGAAGCGACGCCCCGTGAGATCAAGCAGCGCCTGGACGCTGGCGAGGATCTGATGTTGATCGACGTGCGCGAGCCGGAAGAGGTGCGCATCGCGTCGGTTGCGCAGGCCGAGGTCTATCCGCTCAGCCAGGCGGCGGGCTGGATCGACTCGCTGCCGAAAGATCGCGCTCTGGTGATCCTGTGCCACCACGGTTCCCGCAGCGCGCAGGTGGCGATGGCGCTGATGCAGCGCGGCCATTCCAGCGTGACCAACGTGTCTGGCGGCATCGATGCCTGGTCCCAGCAGGTCGATCCCAGCGTGCCGAGGTATTAG